A DNA window from Methanosphaera sp. WGK6 contains the following coding sequences:
- a CDS encoding UDP-glucose/GDP-mannose dehydrogenase family protein produces the protein MNITIIGTGYVGLVTGTCFSEMGNEVYCVDVIEEKIESLKKGIVPIYEPGLKDLIDTNYKKGNLHFTTQLTEGLENSEICFIAVGTPMGEDGSADLQYVQQVAKEIGQNMTHDMIVVDKSTVPVGTADEVKQIITIELEKRNKKYNVTVVSNPEFLKEGNAVNDFMHPDRVVIGTDNSDAAEYMKNLYEPFTKNHERMILMDVRSAEMTKYAANSMLANRISFMNEIANICDKIGANIDYVRKGIGSDSRIGHSFLYPGCGYGGSCFPKDVTALIKTATDNNYEPKLLKSIEEVNNSQKQYLVHKIKNTFGDDLSDYTFAVWGLSFKPETDDMREAPSIIIIKELLEAGATINVYDPQSIDIAKTFYFKDMNINYYEDKYSVLENADAIVLITEWKEFRSPDFNKIKSYLKNNIIFDGRNQYENNYMKKLGFEYYAVGK, from the coding sequence ATGAACATAACAATTATAGGAACAGGATACGTAGGACTAGTAACAGGAACATGTTTTTCGGAAATGGGAAATGAAGTATACTGTGTTGATGTTATAGAAGAAAAAATAGAATCACTCAAAAAGGGAATAGTACCTATATATGAACCAGGTCTCAAAGATTTAATAGACACTAACTACAAAAAAGGAAATCTACACTTCACAACCCAATTAACAGAAGGACTGGAAAATTCAGAAATATGTTTTATTGCAGTTGGAACACCTATGGGAGAAGATGGTAGTGCAGATTTACAGTATGTTCAACAAGTAGCAAAAGAAATAGGACAAAACATGACACATGACATGATAGTTGTGGATAAATCCACAGTACCTGTTGGAACAGCTGATGAAGTAAAACAAATAATCACAATAGAACTAGAAAAAAGAAATAAAAAATATAATGTAACTGTTGTATCAAATCCAGAATTTTTAAAAGAAGGTAATGCAGTAAATGACTTCATGCACCCAGATAGAGTAGTAATTGGAACTGATAATAGTGATGCTGCAGAGTATATGAAAAACTTATATGAACCATTTACAAAAAATCATGAACGTATGATTCTAATGGATGTTCGAAGTGCTGAAATGACAAAATATGCTGCTAATTCCATGTTAGCTAACAGAATTTCTTTCATGAATGAAATTGCTAATATTTGTGATAAGATTGGAGCAAATATTGACTATGTTAGAAAAGGAATTGGTAGTGATTCAAGAATTGGCCACAGTTTCCTATACCCCGGATGTGGATATGGTGGAAGTTGTTTCCCTAAGGATGTTACTGCTTTAATAAAAACTGCAACAGACAATAATTATGAACCTAAATTACTAAAAAGTATTGAAGAAGTTAATAATTCACAAAAACAATATCTTGTTCATAAAATAAAAAATACATTTGGTGATGATTTATCCGATTATACTTTTGCAGTATGGGGCCTTTCATTTAAACCAGAGACAGATGATATGCGTGAAGCTCCATCAATTATAATAATCAAGGAATTACTTGAAGCAGGTGCTACTATAAATGTATATGATCCACAATCAATAGATATTGCTAAAACATTTTATTTCAAAGACATGAATATTAATTATTATGAAGACAAATATTCAGTTCTAGAAAATGCTGATGCTATTGTTTTAATAACTGAATGGAAAGAATTTAGAAGTCCTGATTTTAATAAAATTAAATCTTATCTCAAAAATAATATTATTTTTGATGGTAGAAATCAATATGAAAATAATTATATGAAAAAATTAGGATTTGAATATTATGCTGTGGGAAAATAA
- the truD gene encoding tRNA pseudouridine(13) synthase TruD, producing the protein MLNAETFITNNKGTNGTIRELNEDFYVEEVPLALPTGEGPNTWIQIEKNGRTTLDVVLDMARALHISRKRTGFAGMKDRSAITRQWLCISNITPEELPNFEEVLHNVKVLDIKQNQKKLRMGQLKGNKFKINIKNTDDPCEDKKIAEEVLESLKITGVPNYYGYQRFGEVRSTTHLVGKCLVESDIKKAVDTYIGNPNENEHNQPHEARQLYDEGKLQESYNLMPKSMRYEKSMLKELIHAKEKRGEITEKDYIKAIESLPKPLKRMFVNAYESYLFNKIINERSKIGINKYYPGDIIIDQEERWIHEIDETTIEEDINNFTVNPTAPLLGSKVPLAEGIQGEIEEKVIKEENITKKSFECPKTPKLGSHGVRRSIRFKIEDTHVEEINNGIRVEFFIPRGCYATAVLREIIKKNI; encoded by the coding sequence ATGTTAAATGCAGAAACATTCATAACAAATAATAAAGGAACTAATGGAACAATAAGAGAATTAAATGAAGATTTCTATGTTGAAGAAGTTCCCCTAGCACTACCTACAGGAGAAGGACCAAACACTTGGATACAAATAGAAAAAAATGGTAGAACAACACTTGATGTTGTACTAGACATGGCAAGAGCATTACATATTAGTCGTAAAAGAACAGGTTTTGCAGGAATGAAAGATAGATCTGCAATAACAAGACAATGGCTATGTATCAGCAATATAACACCAGAAGAATTACCTAACTTTGAAGAAGTACTTCATAATGTAAAAGTACTAGATATTAAACAAAACCAGAAAAAACTTCGTATGGGACAATTAAAGGGAAATAAATTTAAAATAAATATAAAAAATACTGATGATCCCTGTGAAGATAAAAAAATAGCAGAAGAAGTTCTGGAATCACTAAAAATAACCGGAGTTCCCAACTATTATGGATATCAAAGATTTGGAGAAGTTCGTTCTACAACCCATCTTGTTGGTAAATGCTTAGTTGAAAGTGATATTAAAAAAGCAGTAGACACATATATTGGTAATCCTAATGAAAATGAACACAATCAGCCACATGAAGCAAGACAATTATATGATGAAGGTAAATTACAGGAATCATATAATCTTATGCCAAAAAGTATGAGATATGAAAAATCCATGCTTAAAGAATTAATACATGCAAAGGAAAAACGAGGAGAAATTACTGAAAAAGATTACATCAAAGCTATAGAATCACTACCTAAACCATTGAAAAGAATGTTTGTAAATGCATATGAATCATACTTATTTAATAAGATAATAAATGAACGTTCAAAAATAGGTATTAACAAATATTATCCTGGAGATATAATTATTGACCAAGAAGAAAGATGGATTCATGAAATTGATGAAACTACTATTGAAGAGGATATAAATAATTTCACTGTGAATCCTACAGCACCCCTTCTTGGATCTAAAGTTCCATTAGCAGAAGGTATTCAAGGAGAAATTGAAGAAAAAGTAATTAAGGAAGAAAATATTACAAAAAAATCTTTTGAATGTCCAAAAACACCAAAACTTGGTAGCCATGGTGTACGTAGATCTATACGTTTTAAAATTGAAGATACCCATGTAGAGGAAATTAATAATGGAATTAGAGTAGAATTCTTTATTCCACGAGGATGTTATGCTACAGCAGTTCTACGTGAAATTATAAAAAAGAATATCTAA
- a CDS encoding DUF1616 domain-containing protein, which translates to MVNKSSRNMIILLILTLISLVIVAFNLVNDAYIIIALFAIDFMIVGIAATAIIYPGLSFKKLIRKFILIIIFGIIFSLISTVVMLNMLDVSVGNIVLTLSVISFILLLIAILRKRRIGNSDKISQKSSDKQGISKRDNIDNSGSEEKNTPIPRTIFAICVLCIASLIGMEVPPFSIIPLWFGLCVPFIVFIPGYYLINIVLPRKDEIEFYERVGIAVFTSLIITSLIGLIYVQLNHMLNMRHVSMVVVLFTLFIIVPWYIYRLRKIDVRDRFSSRKTNILLILITGIVIVCVIGSGVYSTTQTVDQGNTTFVIEGINKTVDENGYCNFTNGEVVNSTFTVTNNEHKAMNYTVKVEVHNDSVDNVLSEETFSLNDGESITRPVNMTMGLGQKDIQYVLYTGNNTPYIIRHLYANVSEEY; encoded by the coding sequence ATGGTTAATAAATCATCAAGAAATATGATTATTCTATTAATATTAACATTGATATCTCTTGTCATAGTTGCATTTAATTTAGTTAATGATGCATATATAATTATAGCATTATTTGCAATAGACTTTATGATTGTAGGTATTGCAGCTACTGCTATTATTTATCCAGGATTATCATTTAAGAAATTAATTAGAAAATTTATATTGATAATAATATTTGGTATTATTTTCTCATTAATAAGTACAGTGGTCATGTTAAATATGTTAGATGTATCTGTGGGAAATATAGTTTTAACACTATCTGTAATTAGTTTTATATTACTGTTAATTGCAATACTTAGGAAAAGACGTATAGGTAATTCTGATAAAATTAGTCAAAAATCATCTGATAAACAAGGTATTTCTAAAAGAGATAATATAGATAACTCAGGTTCTGAAGAAAAAAACACACCTATACCAAGAACAATATTTGCAATATGTGTATTATGTATTGCTTCATTAATTGGAATGGAAGTACCACCATTTAGTATAATTCCATTATGGTTTGGTTTATGTGTACCATTTATTGTATTTATTCCAGGATATTATCTGATAAACATAGTACTTCCTCGTAAGGATGAAATAGAATTCTATGAAAGAGTAGGTATTGCAGTATTTACTAGTCTTATAATCACATCACTAATAGGACTTATATATGTACAACTTAATCACATGCTTAATATGAGACATGTATCTATGGTTGTTGTATTGTTCACATTATTTATAATAGTACCATGGTACATCTATAGACTACGAAAAATAGATGTTCGGGATAGATTCAGCAGTAGAAAAACAAATATATTACTAATATTAATTACAGGTATAGTGATTGTATGTGTAATAGGATCAGGGGTTTATTCAACAACACAAACAGTAGATCAAGGAAATACAACATTTGTAATTGAGGGTATTAATAAAACTGTTGATGAAAATGGATATTGTAATTTTACAAATGGTGAAGTAGTAAATAGTACATTCACAGTTACAAATAATGAACATAAAGCAATGAATTATACAGTAAAAGTAGAAGTACATAATGATTCAGTAGATAATGTATTATCTGAAGAAACATTCTCATTAAATGATGGAGAATCAATAACACGTCCAGTTAATATGACTATGGGTCTTGGACAAAAAGATATACAATACGTGTTATATACTGGTAATAATACTCCATACATAATACGTCATTTATATGCAAATGTATCTGAGGAATATTAA